A region of Streptomyces sp. NBC_01788 DNA encodes the following proteins:
- the moaA gene encoding GTP 3',8-cyclase MoaA produces the protein MLIDTYGRVATDLRVSLTDRCNLRCSYCMPEEGLQWLAKPTLLTDDEIVRLIDIAVTSLGITEVRFTGGEPLLRPGLAGIVERVAALAPRPRMSLTTNGIGLKRTAAALRDAGLDRVNVSLDTLRPDVFKALTRRDRHHDVIEGLEAAHAAGLTPVKVNTVLMRDLNADEAPDLLAWAVEHDYELRFIEQMPLDAQHGWKREGMVTAAEILTSLGTRFELTPERAGERGSAPAERWIVDGGPHRVGVIASVTRPFCAACDRTRLTADGQVRTCLFATEETDLRAALRSGARDEEIADIWRVAMWGKKAGAGLDDPSFVQPERPMSAIGG, from the coding sequence ATGCTCATCGACACCTACGGCCGGGTGGCCACCGACCTGAGGGTCTCGCTGACCGACCGGTGCAACCTGCGCTGCTCGTACTGCATGCCGGAAGAGGGCCTGCAGTGGCTGGCCAAGCCGACGCTGCTCACCGACGACGAGATCGTCCGCCTGATCGACATCGCCGTCACCTCCCTCGGCATCACGGAGGTCCGCTTCACCGGCGGCGAACCCCTGCTGCGCCCCGGCCTGGCCGGGATCGTCGAGCGGGTCGCGGCCCTCGCTCCCCGTCCCCGGATGTCCCTCACCACCAACGGGATCGGACTGAAGCGCACCGCGGCCGCCCTGAGGGACGCCGGCCTGGACCGGGTCAACGTCTCCCTGGACACCCTGCGCCCGGACGTCTTCAAGGCGCTCACCCGCCGGGACCGCCATCACGACGTCATCGAGGGCCTCGAAGCCGCCCACGCGGCCGGCCTGACCCCGGTGAAGGTCAACACCGTCCTGATGCGCGACCTGAACGCGGACGAGGCCCCGGACCTCCTGGCCTGGGCGGTGGAGCACGACTACGAACTCCGCTTCATCGAGCAGATGCCCCTGGACGCCCAGCACGGCTGGAAGCGGGAGGGCATGGTGACCGCGGCCGAGATCCTGACCTCGCTGGGCACCCGCTTCGAACTGACCCCCGAGAGGGCCGGGGAGCGCGGCTCGGCCCCGGCCGAACGCTGGATCGTGGACGGCGGCCCGCACCGCGTCGGCGTGATCGCCTCCGTCACCCGCCCGTTCTGCGCGGCCTGCGACCGCACCCGCCTCACGGCCGACGGCCAGGTCCGTACCTGCCTGTTCGCCACCGAGGAGACGGACCTGCGCGCCGCGCTGCGCTCCGGCGCCCGCGACGAGGAGATCGCCGACATCTGGCGGGTGGCGATGTGGGGCAAGAAGGCGGGAGCGGGCCTCGACGACCCGTCGTTCGTCCAGCCGGAGCGGCCGATGTCGGCGATCGGCGGTTAG
- a CDS encoding solute symporter family protein yields the protein MSPATAPVLTLAAGEASQHRPLIITLFSVFVVATLVITVWAGRQTKDAADFYAGGRQFTGFQNGLAVSGDYMSAASFLGIAGAIALFGYDGFLYSIGFLVAWLVALLLVAEPLRNSGRYTMGDVLAYRMRQRPVRTAAGTSTIVVSIFYLLAQMAGAGVLVSLLLGITSDGGKIGIVALVGVLMIVYVTIGGMKGTTWVQMVKAVLLIVGALLLTFLVMLKFNFNISDLLGKAAANSGKGTAFLEPGLKYGATGTTKLDFLSLGIALVLGTAGLPHILIRFYTVPTAKAARKSVIWAIGLIGAFYLMTLALGFGAAALIKPDEIIASNKAGNTAAPLLALHLGGVDSSWGAILLASISAVAFATILAVVAGLTLASSSSFAHDIYANVIKKGTASEKQELTAARWATVGIGAVSIVLGALARDLNVAGLVALAFAVAASANLPTILYSLFWKRFTTSGALWSIYGGLVSAVGLVLFSPVVSGKPTSMFPDVDFHWFPLENPGLISIPVGFLLGVVGTLLSKETPDDGKYAELEVRSMTGTGAH from the coding sequence ATGAGCCCCGCGACCGCACCCGTGCTGACCCTCGCGGCCGGTGAGGCGAGCCAGCACCGGCCGCTGATCATCACCCTGTTCTCGGTGTTCGTCGTCGCGACCCTCGTCATCACCGTCTGGGCCGGCCGGCAGACCAAGGACGCCGCCGACTTCTACGCCGGCGGACGGCAGTTCACCGGCTTCCAGAACGGCCTCGCCGTCTCCGGCGACTACATGTCCGCCGCGTCCTTCCTCGGCATCGCCGGCGCCATCGCGCTGTTCGGCTACGACGGCTTCCTGTACTCCATCGGCTTCCTCGTCGCCTGGCTGGTCGCCCTGCTCCTGGTCGCCGAACCGCTGCGCAACTCCGGCCGGTACACCATGGGCGACGTACTGGCCTACCGGATGCGCCAGCGCCCGGTCCGCACCGCCGCCGGCACCTCCACCATCGTCGTGTCGATCTTCTACCTGCTGGCCCAGATGGCCGGCGCCGGCGTCCTGGTCTCCCTGCTGCTCGGCATCACCAGCGACGGCGGCAAGATCGGCATCGTCGCGCTGGTCGGCGTGCTGATGATCGTCTACGTCACCATCGGCGGCATGAAGGGCACCACCTGGGTGCAGATGGTCAAGGCCGTCCTGCTCATCGTCGGTGCCCTGCTGCTCACCTTCCTGGTCATGCTGAAGTTCAACTTCAACATCTCCGACCTGCTCGGCAAGGCCGCCGCCAACAGCGGCAAGGGCACCGCCTTCCTGGAGCCCGGACTGAAGTACGGCGCCACGGGCACCACCAAGCTCGACTTCCTCTCGCTCGGCATCGCCCTGGTCCTCGGCACCGCCGGTCTGCCGCACATCCTGATCCGCTTCTACACCGTCCCCACGGCCAAGGCCGCCCGCAAGTCGGTGATCTGGGCGATCGGCCTGATCGGCGCCTTCTACCTGATGACCCTCGCGCTCGGCTTCGGCGCCGCCGCGCTCATCAAGCCCGACGAGATCATCGCCTCCAACAAGGCGGGCAACACCGCGGCGCCACTGCTCGCCCTGCACCTCGGCGGCGTCGACTCCAGCTGGGGCGCCATCCTGCTGGCGTCCATCTCCGCCGTCGCCTTCGCCACGATCCTCGCCGTCGTCGCGGGCCTGACCCTGGCCTCGTCGTCCTCCTTCGCCCACGACATCTACGCCAACGTCATCAAGAAGGGCACCGCCTCCGAGAAGCAGGAGCTGACCGCGGCCCGCTGGGCGACCGTCGGCATCGGCGCGGTCTCGATCGTCCTGGGCGCCCTCGCCCGCGACCTGAACGTCGCCGGACTGGTCGCGCTCGCCTTCGCCGTCGCCGCCTCCGCCAACCTGCCCACGATCCTCTACAGCCTGTTCTGGAAGCGGTTCACCACCTCCGGCGCCCTGTGGTCGATCTACGGCGGCCTGGTCAGCGCGGTCGGCCTGGTGCTGTTCTCACCGGTGGTGTCGGGCAAGCCGACGTCGATGTTCCCCGACGTCGACTTCCACTGGTTCCCGCTGGAGAACCCGGGCCTCATCTCGATCCCGGTCGGCTTCCTGCTCGGCGTCGTGGGCACCCTCCTGTCCAAGGAGACGCCGGACGACGGCAAGTACGCCGAACTGGAGGTGCGCTCCATGACGGGCACCGGAGCGCACTGA
- a CDS encoding DUF485 domain-containing protein: MATETPPPSKTQAPLPTTEEFVAVRDSAEFGELRRSYRSFAFPLTVAFIAWYLLYVLLSNYAGGFMGTQLFGNINVALALGLAQFLTTFLIAWWYARHAAAKLDPKAEAIKSRMEGTE; this comes from the coding sequence GTGGCCACCGAGACACCGCCACCCTCGAAGACCCAGGCCCCACTCCCGACCACCGAGGAGTTCGTCGCGGTGCGGGACAGCGCGGAGTTCGGCGAACTGCGCCGCTCCTACCGATCCTTCGCCTTCCCGCTGACCGTCGCCTTCATCGCCTGGTACCTGCTGTACGTGCTGCTCTCCAACTACGCCGGCGGCTTCATGGGCACCCAGCTGTTCGGGAACATCAACGTCGCCCTCGCCCTGGGCCTCGCCCAGTTCCTCACCACGTTCCTCATCGCCTGGTGGTACGCGCGGCACGCCGCCGCCAAGCTCGACCCCAAGGCCGAAGCCATCAAGTCCCGGATGGAGGGCACCGAATGA
- a CDS encoding S8 family peptidase produces MAHLRSRRRLALAAPVALSLTASLGFLPSAASAAPRAASAAQAKDAPVMAYVVNTGTDRHTIAQVQRSITAAGGTIVTTYDRIGVIVVRSANPDFGRTIRGAHGVDSAGATRTAPLRASETTDEGAVEYLSAAEVARLKKAAEPSKHPKGQVAQEPLEAEQWDLRAIGADKAAAINPGSPKVTVAVIDTGVDDTHPNLAPNFSAKQSASCVGGKADTSPGAWRPASPDHYHGTHVAGEIAAARNGTGVAGVAPGVKVSGIRVAEPDTETFYPESVVCAFVFAADHGVQITNNSYYVDPWLYNCKDDADQKAVLDAVGRAQLYAQRKGTLSVASAGNSNHDLAARSILDTSSPNDTTPVERTIDPRKCLDVPAQLPGVVTVAATGVRTLKSYYSNYGDGVIDVAGPGGDKYQIPDTPSGNGRILSTMPEGRYGYLQGTSMAAPHVAGVAALLKSAHPNAKPAQLLALLKAQADNPGCPVEPYDPDGNGVVDSFCKGNKNRNGFYGFGLVNALRAIK; encoded by the coding sequence ATGGCTCATCTGCGTTCCAGACGCCGCCTCGCCCTTGCCGCGCCGGTCGCGCTGTCGCTGACCGCGTCGCTCGGCTTCCTGCCCTCGGCGGCGTCGGCGGCACCTCGCGCGGCCTCGGCGGCGCAGGCGAAGGACGCGCCGGTCATGGCCTACGTCGTCAACACCGGGACGGACCGCCACACGATCGCCCAGGTGCAGCGGTCCATCACCGCGGCCGGCGGCACCATCGTGACGACGTACGACAGGATCGGCGTCATCGTGGTCCGCTCCGCGAACCCGGACTTCGGCAGGACCATCCGCGGGGCCCACGGGGTCGACTCCGCGGGCGCCACCCGCACCGCGCCTCTACGCGCGTCGGAGACCACGGACGAGGGGGCGGTGGAGTACCTCTCCGCGGCCGAGGTCGCACGGCTGAAGAAGGCCGCCGAGCCGTCGAAGCACCCGAAGGGCCAGGTCGCCCAGGAACCCCTCGAGGCCGAGCAGTGGGACCTACGGGCCATCGGCGCCGACAAGGCCGCCGCGATCAACCCGGGCAGCCCGAAGGTCACCGTCGCCGTGATCGACACCGGTGTCGACGACACCCACCCGAACCTGGCGCCGAACTTCTCCGCCAAGCAGTCGGCCAGTTGCGTCGGCGGCAAGGCGGACACCTCGCCGGGCGCCTGGCGGCCCGCGAGCCCCGACCACTACCACGGCACGCATGTCGCGGGTGAGATAGCCGCCGCCCGCAACGGGACGGGCGTCGCGGGCGTCGCGCCGGGTGTGAAGGTCTCCGGGATACGGGTGGCCGAGCCGGACACTGAGACGTTCTACCCGGAGAGCGTGGTCTGCGCCTTCGTGTTCGCCGCCGACCACGGCGTGCAGATAACCAACAACAGCTACTACGTGGACCCGTGGCTGTACAACTGCAAGGACGACGCCGACCAGAAGGCCGTCCTGGACGCGGTCGGCCGGGCCCAGCTGTACGCGCAGCGCAAGGGCACCCTGAGCGTGGCCTCCGCGGGCAACTCCAACCACGACCTGGCCGCCAGGTCGATCCTCGACACATCCAGCCCGAACGACACGACCCCGGTCGAGCGCACGATCGACCCCAGGAAGTGCCTCGACGTGCCGGCGCAGCTGCCGGGTGTGGTGACGGTCGCCGCCACCGGCGTGCGGACCCTCAAGTCGTACTACTCCAACTACGGCGACGGCGTCATCGACGTCGCGGGACCGGGCGGCGACAAGTACCAGATCCCGGACACCCCGTCGGGCAACGGCCGCATCCTGTCGACCATGCCGGAGGGCCGGTACGGCTACCTCCAGGGCACGTCGATGGCCGCTCCGCACGTCGCCGGTGTCGCCGCGCTGCTGAAGTCGGCCCACCCGAACGCCAAGCCCGCCCAGTTGCTGGCCCTTCTCAAGGCCCAGGCGGACAACCCGGGGTGCCCGGTCGAGCCCTACGACCCGGACGGCAACGGCGTCGTCGACTCGTTCTGCAAGGGCAACAAGAACCGCAACGGGTTCTACGGCTTCGGCCTCGTCAACGCGCTCCGCGCGATCAAGTGA
- a CDS encoding S8 family peptidase, whose translation MSVRLNRRTVTIPLGMAVASALAFLPNVASATEAGPQAAAASISAADGDALSYVVNVRPGHSSAAVQKAIGKAGGSVVVAYDQIGVIVVHSSNAGFAKEIRKDKGVESAGATRTAPLSPQSTTEMWAPQVLTGAELAAATEASTDAQEPLQGLQWDLPMIKADKAHEVTLGSSKVTVGVIDTGVDDTHPDLAANFNRAASVNCVSGKPNTADGAWRPNKGESAHGTHVAGEIAAAKNGVGMVGVAPGVKVSGIKVSTPEGWFYTEAVVCGFVWAAEHGVDITNNSYYTDPWNFNCTDDPDQKALVEAVSRATKYAEGKGTVNVAAAGNDNWDLAGKTILDPGSPNDSTPGDRVIDPKKCLDIPAMLPGTVTVSSVGAKGIKSSFSNYGQGVIDVTAPGGDSTSYQRPDAPATSGLILGTLPGGQYGYMAGTSMASPHAAAVAALIKSTHPNAKPNQVKALLTQGADKKECTTPYDINGDGKIDAVCKGGKGKNAFYGEGMVNALNAVTK comes from the coding sequence ATGAGCGTTCGCCTCAACCGGCGTACCGTCACCATCCCGCTCGGGATGGCCGTCGCCTCCGCTCTCGCCTTCCTGCCGAACGTGGCCTCCGCCACCGAGGCCGGTCCGCAGGCGGCCGCCGCGAGCATCTCCGCCGCCGACGGCGACGCGCTGAGCTACGTCGTCAACGTCCGTCCCGGCCACAGCTCCGCGGCCGTTCAGAAGGCGATCGGCAAGGCCGGCGGCTCAGTCGTCGTCGCGTACGACCAGATCGGTGTCATAGTCGTCCACTCGTCGAACGCCGGTTTCGCCAAGGAGATACGCAAGGACAAGGGGGTCGAGTCGGCCGGCGCAACCCGGACTGCCCCGCTGTCCCCGCAGTCGACCACCGAGATGTGGGCGCCGCAGGTGCTCACCGGCGCGGAACTGGCGGCGGCGACCGAGGCGTCCACCGACGCCCAGGAGCCGCTCCAGGGCCTCCAGTGGGACCTGCCGATGATCAAGGCGGACAAGGCCCACGAGGTCACCCTGGGCAGCTCCAAGGTCACGGTCGGCGTGATCGACACCGGCGTGGACGACACCCACCCGGACCTCGCCGCCAATTTCAACCGGGCCGCGTCCGTGAACTGCGTGTCGGGCAAGCCGAACACGGCGGACGGCGCCTGGCGGCCGAACAAGGGCGAGAGCGCGCACGGCACGCACGTCGCCGGTGAGATCGCCGCCGCGAAGAACGGCGTCGGCATGGTCGGCGTCGCCCCGGGCGTGAAGGTGTCCGGCATCAAGGTGTCGACGCCGGAGGGCTGGTTCTACACCGAGGCCGTGGTGTGCGGCTTCGTCTGGGCCGCCGAGCACGGCGTGGACATCACCAACAACAGCTACTACACCGACCCGTGGAACTTCAACTGCACCGACGACCCCGACCAGAAGGCTCTGGTCGAGGCCGTGTCGCGGGCCACGAAGTACGCCGAGGGCAAGGGCACGGTCAACGTCGCGGCCGCCGGCAACGACAACTGGGACCTGGCCGGGAAGACCATCCTCGACCCGGGCAGCCCGAACGACTCCACCCCCGGCGACCGGGTGATCGACCCGAAGAAGTGCCTGGACATCCCCGCGATGCTGCCGGGCACCGTCACGGTCTCCTCCGTCGGCGCCAAGGGCATCAAGTCGTCGTTCTCCAACTACGGCCAGGGCGTGATCGACGTCACCGCGCCGGGCGGCGACTCGACCTCCTACCAGCGGCCCGACGCCCCCGCCACCAGCGGCCTGATCCTCGGCACCCTGCCGGGCGGCCAGTACGGCTACATGGCCGGCACCTCGATGGCGTCGCCGCACGCCGCCGCCGTCGCCGCGCTCATCAAGTCGACCCACCCGAACGCCAAGCCGAACCAGGTGAAGGCGCTGCTGACCCAGGGTGCCGACAAGAAGGAGTGCACCACCCCGTACGACATCAACGGCGACGGCAAGATCGACGCCGTGTGCAAGGGCGGCAAGGGCAAGAACGCCTTCTACGGCGAGGGCATGGTCAACGCCCTCAACGCCGTGACCAAGTAG
- a CDS encoding CoA transferase, translated as MTDITCAWSALGGDPALLSRVTIVQREGALPARLPVRELARTCVSACVLAAAELGAQRAGLAAVPAVSVDDGAVATAFLSERRLLVDGKAPVSFAPLSRFWRTADGWVRTHANYPHHRESLLRALDVPDDVDQVASVLAERSAHEVEESVYAAGGLAVALRTPGEWAAHEQGVAVTARPLIERERLDKAHARVLQPVASAPLLPAAGLRVLDLTRVLAGPVATRTLALLGADVLRLDAPDRPEEAGLHADTGFGKRSAALDLAVDRALFEELLAEADVVVTGYRPGALDRFGLSPEALAERRPGLVVAQLSAWGRHGPWGGRRGFDSLVQAAAGIAATEGSPEQPGALPAQALDHGTGYLLAAAVLRALTEQTREGGTRVVRLALARTASWLTRPGTGPAPAADTVQGPAYDSPGPWLDETTSRLGRLRHARPPVAFTDAPTNWPRPPGPWGTDAPTWT; from the coding sequence ATGACTGACATCACCTGTGCGTGGTCCGCGCTGGGCGGCGATCCCGCCCTCCTGTCGCGGGTCACCATCGTGCAGCGGGAAGGCGCGCTCCCGGCGCGCCTTCCCGTACGGGAGCTGGCACGCACGTGCGTGTCCGCCTGCGTCCTGGCCGCTGCCGAACTCGGCGCACAACGGGCGGGGCTCGCCGCGGTGCCGGCGGTTTCGGTGGACGACGGCGCCGTGGCCACGGCGTTCCTCAGTGAACGGCGTCTGCTGGTGGACGGGAAGGCACCCGTCTCCTTCGCGCCGCTGTCGCGGTTCTGGCGGACGGCGGACGGCTGGGTGCGCACGCACGCCAACTACCCGCACCACCGGGAGTCGTTGCTCCGGGCGCTGGACGTGCCGGACGACGTGGACCAAGTCGCCTCCGTACTCGCCGAGCGGTCCGCGCACGAGGTCGAGGAATCCGTGTACGCGGCCGGAGGCCTCGCCGTCGCACTGCGCACCCCCGGGGAATGGGCCGCGCACGAACAGGGAGTCGCCGTCACCGCCCGGCCGCTGATCGAGCGGGAGCGGCTGGACAAGGCACACGCGCGCGTACTGCAGCCCGTCGCGAGTGCCCCGCTGCTGCCCGCCGCCGGGCTGCGCGTCCTGGACCTGACCCGGGTGCTCGCGGGTCCCGTCGCCACCCGCACGCTCGCCCTGCTGGGCGCGGACGTGCTGCGCCTCGACGCGCCCGACCGCCCCGAAGAGGCCGGCCTGCACGCGGACACCGGCTTCGGGAAGCGGTCCGCGGCGCTGGACCTCGCGGTCGACCGGGCCCTCTTCGAGGAACTGCTCGCCGAGGCGGACGTCGTGGTCACCGGATACCGGCCCGGCGCCCTGGACCGGTTCGGGCTCTCCCCCGAGGCGCTGGCCGAACGGCGGCCCGGACTGGTCGTGGCGCAGTTGTCGGCGTGGGGCCGCCACGGACCCTGGGGCGGACGCCGGGGCTTCGACAGCCTCGTACAGGCCGCCGCCGGCATCGCCGCGACCGAGGGGTCGCCGGAGCAGCCCGGCGCCCTGCCCGCGCAGGCCCTGGACCACGGCACGGGCTACCTTCTGGCGGCGGCGGTGCTGCGCGCCCTGACCGAACAGACGCGGGAGGGCGGCACCCGGGTCGTACGACTGGCCCTGGCACGCACGGCATCCTGGCTGACGCGGCCCGGCACCGGGCCTGCCCCCGCGGCGGACACCGTGCAGGGCCCGGCCTACGACAGCCCCGGCCCCTGGCTGGACGAAACGACCAGCCGGCTCGGCCGCCTGCGCCACGCCCGTCCACCCGTCGCCTTCACCGACGCCCCGACGAACTGGCCCCGCCCACCTGGACCCTGGGGCACGGACGCACCCACCTGGACCTGA
- a CDS encoding CopD family protein: protein MTLIRPAAGTGDARGTGRRGATVRAAAVLVLVALAALIPLLGPSAALHGTGEAAAPGAGGTAVLRTVLFAALCVPVGELFVNRLADRVPGAPAGRPRSWALRAAAAGFLAALGLASVVATGNLVPHSPAQIDVGGLHRTRDGALALLEVNAFLVTGLCALSRRPATQLWPLAAVVVAEALRAHPGTESTPLAGSSLTVVHLVCGALWVGGLLHALRTLRLWRGAAAGAALLGRYARVAAAALAGVTATGVCSTLRRMPADTVLHQLTATAYGRTLLAKVVLVAGVALLALWARIRLRRAPDPLTAYAPARAEVAVLGAVVAVSGLLTALPLPIRW from the coding sequence GTGACGCTCATACGACCGGCCGCCGGGACGGGGGACGCGCGAGGGACCGGGCGGCGCGGCGCGACGGTCCGGGCCGCCGCCGTCCTCGTCCTGGTGGCGCTCGCCGCCCTCATACCCCTGCTCGGCCCGTCCGCCGCCCTGCACGGCACCGGTGAGGCGGCGGCACCCGGAGCCGGCGGCACAGCGGTGCTGCGGACAGTGCTGTTCGCGGCCCTCTGCGTCCCCGTCGGCGAGTTGTTCGTGAACCGGCTGGCCGACCGCGTCCCCGGTGCCCCGGCCGGACGTCCCCGCAGCTGGGCCCTCCGCGCGGCCGCCGCCGGTTTCCTCGCCGCCCTGGGCCTCGCCTCCGTGGTGGCCACCGGCAACCTGGTCCCGCACAGCCCCGCCCAGATCGACGTGGGCGGGCTGCACCGGACCCGCGACGGGGCACTGGCCCTGCTGGAGGTCAACGCGTTCCTCGTCACCGGCCTGTGCGCGCTCTCCCGGCGCCCGGCGACGCAACTGTGGCCGCTCGCCGCGGTGGTCGTGGCCGAGGCGCTGCGCGCGCACCCCGGGACCGAGAGCACCCCACTCGCCGGCTCCTCGCTGACCGTCGTGCACCTGGTCTGCGGCGCTCTGTGGGTGGGCGGTCTGCTGCACGCGCTGCGCACACTGCGGCTGTGGCGCGGGGCCGCGGCGGGTGCCGCCCTGCTGGGCCGCTACGCGCGCGTGGCGGCCGCCGCGCTCGCCGGGGTGACCGCCACGGGTGTGTGCAGCACACTGCGCCGGATGCCGGCGGACACGGTGCTGCACCAGCTGACGGCGACGGCGTACGGCCGCACCCTGCTCGCCAAGGTGGTCCTCGTGGCCGGTGTCGCCCTGCTCGCCCTGTGGGCCCGGATCCGGCTGCGGCGGGCACCCGACCCGCTGACCGCTTACGCCCCCGCGCGCGCCGAGGTTGCCGTCCTCGGCGCGGTCGTCGCGGTGTCGGGGCTGCTGACGGCGCTGCCGCTGCCGATCCGCTGGTGA